In a genomic window of Thermoproteus tenax Kra 1:
- a CDS encoding trimeric intracellular cation channel family protein, with amino-acid sequence MLADLIVDALNYVGIIAFAVSGALKAGEKDLDLLGFLVLGYSTALAGGIIRDLILGIVPPTNITSLPYQLAAIGASAFTFALYDKVSKYRDVVLYPDALGLGAFAAIGADIALKRGLNPLGVAAMAAITAAGGGVVRDVLAAEIPLVLRKEIYATAAAIGGLVYLSLYYIEGREVALLGTIISVVALRLLSLRYGWELPRLKRRAASPGA; translated from the coding sequence ATGTTGGCGGACCTCATAGTTGATGCGCTTAACTACGTGGGGATAATAGCGTTTGCAGTCTCGGGCGCCCTCAAGGCGGGCGAGAAGGATCTAGATCTGCTCGGCTTCCTCGTGTTGGGCTATTCGACGGCGTTGGCCGGCGGGATCATCCGGGATCTGATTCTCGGCATAGTCCCCCCAACGAATATAACGTCGTTGCCGTATCAGCTGGCGGCCATAGGGGCCTCGGCCTTCACCTTTGCGCTGTATGATAAAGTGAGCAAATATAGAGACGTTGTATTGTACCCAGACGCATTAGGGCTTGGCGCATTCGCAGCAATAGGCGCCGACATAGCGCTAAAGCGGGGGCTAAACCCACTAGGGGTCGCGGCAATGGCGGCGATAACAGCAGCCGGCGGCGGAGTCGTAAGAGATGTTCTGGCGGCTGAAATACCTCTGGTGCTCCGCAAAGAGATCTATGCGACGGCTGCCGCTATAGGGGGCCTAGTGTACCTCTCCCTTTATTATATAGAGGGCAGAGAGGTTGCATTGTTGGGCACCATAATCTCGGTGGTGGCGCTTAGGCTCCTCTCTTTGCGATACGGTTGGGAGTTGCCGAGACTTAAGCGCAGGGCGGCAAGCCCAGGAGCTTAG
- a CDS encoding ribosome biogenesis/translation initiation ATPase RLI: MRIAVVDRDSCDPKKCGQECIKYCPLNKGGKVVWLDENTGKAVISEKLCIGCGICVHKCPFSAITITNLPDELESDCVHRYFPGGFKLYRLPMLKRGTIVGIIGRNALGKTTIAKILAGELVPNLCKETGASHDDVIKAFRGTELQTYFSELYGKRMKTVHKIQYIELIPLYLKGTVRDIAEKAKIPQELMERLGLSKLADRDISNLSGGELQKLAIAAALSKDADVYIFDEPSTHLDVVERVRIAALMREKTQGKFAVVVEHDFTILDYLADTAVVLYGKPGAYGIVSHPLGAREAVNEYLSGYLAHENMRIRNEAIKFEVRPPERKTSRQRALAQWTDLSITLDTFRLRVKSGYIGRGEIVGVIGPNGVGKTTFVRMLVGELKPDEGEIFGVSAVSYKPQYIRQIAVKNSEVPVRLWLAKEAPEYSDNPIWPDISSGLGLSNVLDKTMGELSGGELQRVVVAASLLKKADLYVLDEPMAYLDVEQRIAVARTVRRIIEESESAALVVEHDVAMLDYMSSSIMPFLGASGVEGYSEGPLDMRTGMNIFLKWIDVTFRREPKTGRPRVNKPGSVLDREQKERGEYYYAT, encoded by the coding sequence ATGAGAATCGCCGTAGTCGACCGCGACTCATGCGACCCGAAGAAGTGCGGACAGGAGTGTATAAAGTACTGTCCTCTGAATAAGGGCGGCAAGGTCGTTTGGCTGGACGAGAACACCGGCAAGGCGGTCATCTCCGAGAAGCTGTGCATCGGCTGCGGCATATGCGTCCACAAGTGTCCGTTCTCGGCTATAACAATAACGAATCTGCCCGACGAGCTCGAATCGGACTGCGTCCACAGATATTTCCCCGGAGGATTCAAGCTATATAGGCTCCCTATGCTAAAGAGGGGAACCATCGTGGGCATCATAGGAAGAAACGCCCTCGGCAAGACCACCATAGCCAAGATATTGGCCGGCGAGTTGGTTCCGAACTTGTGCAAGGAGACGGGCGCATCACACGACGATGTAATCAAGGCCTTCAGAGGGACGGAGCTCCAGACGTACTTCTCCGAGCTGTACGGAAAGAGGATGAAGACGGTGCACAAGATCCAGTATATAGAGCTCATACCCCTCTACTTAAAGGGGACGGTCAGAGATATCGCGGAGAAGGCCAAAATACCGCAGGAGCTGATGGAGAGGCTCGGCCTCTCTAAGTTGGCCGACAGAGATATATCGAACTTATCTGGAGGCGAGCTCCAGAAGCTTGCGATAGCCGCAGCGCTCTCGAAGGACGCAGATGTGTATATATTTGATGAGCCGTCGACGCATTTGGATGTAGTCGAGAGAGTGCGAATCGCTGCACTTATGAGGGAGAAAACCCAAGGCAAGTTCGCGGTAGTAGTTGAGCACGACTTCACAATCCTCGACTATCTCGCGGACACAGCCGTAGTCCTATACGGCAAGCCCGGCGCCTACGGGATAGTTTCACACCCTCTGGGGGCGAGGGAGGCCGTCAACGAGTATCTCAGCGGCTATCTGGCCCATGAGAACATGAGGATCAGAAATGAGGCGATAAAGTTTGAGGTCAGACCGCCTGAACGCAAGACGAGCAGGCAGAGGGCGCTGGCCCAGTGGACGGATCTGTCGATAACTCTCGATACTTTCCGCCTTAGAGTCAAGAGCGGATATATTGGAAGAGGGGAGATCGTAGGCGTCATAGGCCCAAACGGCGTGGGCAAGACCACCTTCGTGAGGATGTTGGTAGGGGAGCTGAAGCCTGATGAAGGCGAAATTTTTGGAGTTAGCGCCGTCAGCTACAAGCCGCAGTACATACGCCAGATAGCTGTGAAAAACTCCGAGGTGCCTGTGCGCTTGTGGCTAGCTAAAGAGGCGCCTGAATATTCTGATAACCCTATCTGGCCCGACATATCCTCAGGCCTGGGCCTCTCCAACGTGTTGGATAAGACCATGGGCGAGCTGTCGGGAGGCGAGCTCCAGAGAGTCGTAGTGGCGGCCTCTCTGCTGAAAAAAGCCGATCTCTACGTCTTAGACGAGCCCATGGCGTATCTAGACGTAGAGCAGAGGATAGCTGTGGCCAGGACAGTAAGGAGGATAATAGAGGAGAGCGAGTCGGCTGCCTTGGTGGTCGAACACGACGTAGCCATGTTGGACTACATGTCAAGCTCCATAATGCCCTTCTTAGGAGCCTCAGGAGTGGAGGGATACTCCGAGGGCCCCCTAGATATGAGGACCGGCATGAATATCTTCCTCAAGTGGATCGACGTAACCTTCAGAAGGGAGCCAAAGACCGGGAGGCCGAGGGTGAACAAGCCCGGCTCCGTCCTGGATAGAGAGCAGAAAGAAAGAGGAGAGTACTACTACGCGACTTAA
- a CDS encoding phospholipase D-like domain-containing protein — protein sequence MGPSNASLIATYISKAHKAVYIEVYALTWKELADTLAALANRGVQVYLVLSANVYGGIPTTEKKLVQYLQSAGVNIAFNNDFKFVHTKAFVIDNETVILGSINPTYSGVTNDKGLDVVVNDPSVAKEIATIILNDFNGVYPQYDFSGVVISPINSYGYLKWLLSQPGRVYAAVEEIYSSSGLADLLASRAALAIARVTDVEGVQRVPDLTAKVIVVGDLVYVGSVNLSGSSIRDNRELGFIFYCPSLARSAVSLIKEWAGSESNNIAYQTTSSGVGHSLAEDALIVLAVAAIFALALLRRKRV from the coding sequence GTGGGGCCTTCAAACGCCTCGCTTATAGCGACCTACATATCGAAGGCGCATAAGGCGGTCTACATAGAGGTCTACGCGCTCACTTGGAAAGAGCTCGCCGACACGTTGGCCGCTCTGGCCAACAGGGGCGTGCAGGTATACCTTGTCCTCTCGGCCAATGTATACGGCGGAATTCCCACTACTGAGAAAAAGTTGGTACAATACCTCCAGAGCGCTGGCGTCAACATCGCCTTCAACAACGACTTCAAGTTTGTCCACACCAAGGCCTTCGTCATAGACAACGAGACTGTGATACTGGGGTCCATCAATCCCACTTACTCGGGTGTAACAAACGACAAAGGCCTTGACGTCGTCGTCAACGATCCTAGCGTGGCGAAGGAGATCGCCACTATAATCCTGAACGACTTCAACGGGGTCTATCCACAGTACGACTTCAGTGGCGTCGTTATATCTCCAATAAACTCCTACGGATACCTCAAGTGGCTCTTGAGCCAGCCGGGCCGCGTCTATGCCGCCGTAGAGGAGATATACAGTAGCTCGGGCCTCGCAGACCTATTGGCCTCTAGGGCAGCCTTGGCTATAGCTAGAGTAACTGACGTCGAGGGAGTTCAGAGAGTGCCCGATCTGACGGCAAAGGTCATAGTCGTTGGAGACTTGGTCTATGTAGGTTCGGTGAACTTAAGCGGGAGCTCCATACGCGACAATAGAGAGCTCGGGTTTATCTTCTATTGCCCCTCCCTCGCCAGATCAGCGGTTTCTTTGATAAAGGAGTGGGCGGGCAGTGAGAGCAATAATATCGCATATCAGACTACCTCCTCCGGCGTAGGCCACTCGCTGGCAGAGGACGCCTTAATAGTCCTCGCAGTGGCGGCCATATTTGCCCTGGCCCTATTGAGGAGAAAAAGAGTTTAG
- a CDS encoding class I SAM-dependent methyltransferase — translation MTGLGERWRKVYPAYRKLVSVYERMNLAMTWGNVDKWRRQLAALVPDDAEKILDAGCGPGNMTRHLLRPGRYVVGLDYSIEMLKALKYDIDKVQGVFESLPFRDGYFDVAVLAYALHAARDLERALDELTRVAGAVAAVSMGAPDNPIVRGLFKLYVAVFVPFLALLLAPSHLREYTALSDILSVAPPNRVFKSILSRWMRLESFTTRGFGAIYIFYGTSRRFRRHRFTGGDGSYV, via the coding sequence ATGACGGGGCTCGGCGAGCGCTGGAGGAAAGTCTACCCTGCATACCGCAAGCTCGTCTCGGTCTACGAGAGGATGAACTTAGCAATGACGTGGGGCAATGTGGACAAGTGGAGACGCCAGCTAGCGGCCCTCGTCCCAGACGATGCAGAGAAGATCCTAGACGCCGGATGCGGCCCCGGGAATATGACGCGACATCTACTGCGGCCCGGCAGATATGTAGTCGGGCTCGACTATTCGATAGAGATGTTAAAGGCGCTCAAATACGACATAGATAAAGTACAGGGAGTCTTTGAGTCCCTCCCCTTTAGAGATGGCTATTTTGACGTCGCCGTACTGGCCTATGCCCTCCACGCGGCTCGCGACCTTGAGAGGGCTCTTGACGAGCTCACTAGAGTCGCCGGAGCTGTGGCGGCCGTGAGCATGGGCGCACCAGATAATCCTATAGTTAGAGGACTCTTCAAGCTGTACGTAGCAGTTTTTGTGCCCTTTCTCGCTTTACTTTTGGCCCCCTCGCACCTCAGAGAATATACCGCCCTCTCTGACATATTGAGCGTCGCGCCCCCCAACCGAGTCTTTAAGAGTATTCTGAGCAGATGGATGAGACTGGAGAGCTTTACGACGAGAGGGTTCGGCGCAATATATATATTCTACGGCACCAGCCGCCGGTTCCGTCGGCACCGCTTCACGGGCGGAGACGGAAGCTACGTATAG
- a CDS encoding CobD/CbiB family cobalamin biosynthesis protein, with protein MSRLIPPSAHPVALIYKAASRLVKRGATLRNALLVALFVLAPSLALYMLQSAIGSGLWQTVAEAYLLKLAFSESHILYPCWSAYSRDSCPRGVVQQFVRRDLATASCPHVASACIETAAESFVDSFVSPLFWYILLGLPGAWAQRIANTLDGLIGFRDWGKSGAPAAYLDTALNWIPARLSAGVILASALLLGLRPDLSPLRGNRMESKNARWPISAVAGALAVRLEKPGIYAVGRGPLPDVESVRRALKLLALSCTIYSLFALGLMFI; from the coding sequence GTGAGCAGGTTGATCCCGCCCTCGGCGCATCCAGTGGCTCTAATCTATAAAGCGGCCTCCCGCCTCGTTAAGAGGGGCGCCACGTTGAGAAACGCCTTGTTAGTGGCATTATTCGTCCTGGCGCCGTCTCTGGCTCTGTATATGTTACAGTCCGCGATAGGCTCGGGTTTGTGGCAGACTGTGGCCGAGGCCTATCTGCTCAAGCTGGCCTTCTCCGAAAGCCATATACTCTACCCTTGTTGGAGCGCCTATAGTAGGGATAGCTGTCCCAGGGGCGTGGTTCAACAGTTCGTGAGAAGGGATCTCGCCACGGCCTCGTGCCCGCACGTGGCATCAGCCTGCATAGAAACTGCCGCGGAGTCCTTTGTGGACTCCTTTGTGTCGCCCTTGTTCTGGTATATTCTGTTGGGGTTGCCTGGCGCCTGGGCACAGAGGATCGCCAACACTCTGGATGGACTCATCGGGTTCAGAGACTGGGGCAAGTCGGGGGCCCCTGCGGCATATCTAGATACGGCGCTAAACTGGATCCCGGCAAGGCTCTCGGCCGGCGTCATCCTAGCGTCCGCGCTCCTGTTGGGGCTACGTCCGGATCTCTCGCCTCTGAGGGGCAATAGAATGGAGAGCAAGAACGCCCGTTGGCCTATATCTGCCGTGGCAGGAGCGCTTGCAGTCCGTCTCGAGAAGCCGGGTATATACGCCGTAGGGCGCGGGCCTCTTCCCGACGTCGAGTCGGTGAGGAGGGCCCTCAAGCTGTTGGCCTTATCATGTACTATCTACTCTCTTTTTGCGCTGGGCCTTATGTTTATATAG
- a CDS encoding tRNA-wybutosine modification methyltransferase TYW3: MIDESAFASRKRAFLDRMRREAEQGRVDPDIYPFLERMNELPWLYTTSSCSGRILLASARTPSYSKGRGFTPIAKWHRAVAPDEILKAAEGHDDVWMLVRGAILHVVVSSAGRARELIELAHETGHKHSGIISVNRAGIVVEILGEERLDIPLKIGGVYKIDVETAADYANRVLLLAKARLAWFIGEFEARYLGNKAPDAKAVREKLRELAKCLWEI; this comes from the coding sequence GTGATAGACGAAAGCGCCTTTGCCTCAAGAAAACGGGCGTTTCTCGACAGAATGAGGAGGGAGGCGGAGCAAGGGAGAGTTGACCCGGATATATACCCCTTTCTGGAGAGGATGAACGAGCTGCCGTGGCTCTATACGACCAGTAGCTGCTCCGGCAGGATCCTCCTGGCCTCGGCCAGGACTCCCAGCTACAGCAAAGGGAGGGGCTTCACGCCAATAGCGAAATGGCACAGAGCCGTAGCCCCAGACGAGATATTAAAGGCCGCTGAGGGCCACGACGACGTCTGGATGTTAGTCAGAGGCGCGATACTCCACGTCGTAGTGAGCTCAGCCGGGAGAGCGCGCGAGCTGATAGAGTTGGCTCACGAGACGGGGCACAAACACAGCGGAATCATATCGGTCAATAGAGCCGGCATCGTAGTGGAGATCTTAGGCGAGGAGAGACTGGATATACCGCTGAAAATAGGCGGCGTATACAAAATTGATGTTGAGACGGCCGCCGATTATGCCAACAGAGTCCTCCTCTTGGCTAAGGCCCGCCTCGCGTGGTTCATAGGCGAGTTTGAGGCCAGATATCTGGGCAACAAAGCGCCCGACGCCAAAGCTGTGAGGGAAAAGCTGAGGGAGCTGGCCAAGTGCCTCTGGGAGATATGA
- a CDS encoding glycosyltransferase family 2 protein codes for MTSDSSTDLVTNASVLISLIVPTYNEAENLPALVDGLRRAFSSPFELIVVDDSSPDGTADVARRLAETAPVRVIVRERRAGLSSAVVEGARHARGQIAVVMDADLQHPPEIAPLLAQRVWAGFDLAVGTRFKKGGGIEGWPLYRLAISKGAAALARLLIPEARGLSDPESGFFAVRTDCLRRVRPTGLYKILLDVLVQCRPEKIAEVPYVFRPRARGRSKLGLRHMADYVLQLMRLSGWRPLKFAAVGASGVGVAEGVLYALGGVPFHLSAAAALEASITSNYVLNRAWTFRGRGGSPLRGWAKYHAAVAAGGLANYLVANALYLAGVSKYLAYALGVLAGFVANYVLAERWAFKSSRDPR; via the coding sequence GTGACGAGTGACTCCAGTACGGACCTAGTGACGAACGCCTCTGTGCTGATCTCTCTCATAGTCCCCACCTACAACGAGGCCGAGAATCTGCCGGCGCTTGTGGACGGTCTGAGGAGGGCGTTCTCGTCACCGTTCGAATTGATAGTTGTAGACGACAGCTCCCCGGACGGCACAGCCGACGTGGCCAGAAGGCTGGCCGAGACCGCGCCCGTCCGGGTAATAGTGAGGGAGAGGAGGGCCGGTCTCTCCTCGGCGGTCGTGGAGGGGGCAAGACACGCGAGGGGGCAGATCGCCGTCGTCATGGACGCAGACCTCCAACACCCGCCCGAGATCGCCCCGCTCTTGGCCCAACGCGTGTGGGCGGGGTTCGACTTGGCCGTGGGCACCAGGTTCAAGAAGGGCGGGGGGATCGAGGGGTGGCCCCTCTACAGATTGGCTATCTCCAAGGGCGCGGCTGCGCTGGCCAGGCTACTTATACCGGAGGCGCGCGGCCTCTCCGACCCGGAGTCCGGCTTCTTCGCGGTGAGGACGGACTGTCTCAGGCGCGTGAGACCCACCGGTCTGTACAAGATCCTTCTGGACGTGCTTGTGCAGTGCAGGCCGGAGAAGATAGCCGAAGTACCCTACGTCTTTAGGCCGAGGGCGCGCGGCAGGTCGAAGCTGGGCCTGAGACATATGGCGGACTACGTCCTCCAGCTGATGAGGCTGTCCGGGTGGCGCCCCCTCAAGTTCGCGGCCGTGGGGGCGAGCGGGGTGGGAGTCGCCGAGGGGGTGCTCTACGCGCTCGGGGGCGTCCCCTTCCACCTCTCCGCGGCCGCCGCCCTTGAGGCGTCCATTACGTCCAACTACGTTCTGAACAGAGCCTGGACTTTCAGAGGAAGGGGCGGGTCGCCCCTCCGGGGATGGGCGAAGTACCACGCCGCGGTGGCGGCCGGAGGACTGGCCAACTATCTGGTCGCAAACGCGCTCTATCTTGCCGGCGTCTCCAAATACCTTGCGTACGCGTTGGGGGTGCTGGCCGGCTTCGTCGCCAACTACGTGTTGGCGGAGAGGTGGGCGTTCAAGAGCAGTCGAGATCCTCGGTGA
- a CDS encoding radical SAM protein: MRIAIVDGYTDEPAGLGVPPYIDVYPRYIAGAVKAADPGHEVRYFTIDSLRGDWAVSLRALSRYDMVVVIAGITTPGKYLGGTPITYDEIVDIGRLEGPIKILGGPVARYGYGGEGGTAAVPPAKFKRYYHIVATGDVDLVVYEALKYGIERARPSSLHDGYKLVEEFAVKGAFIVQQHPNYGWNLTAEIETYKGCPRYVSGGCSFCTTVAYGAVQFRRPEDVVAEVEALRKAGVAHFRLGRQADFYAYMAKDTGKEDLPRPNVEAIERLLAGIRGVAPDLETLHIDNVNPGTVAKWPAESAEITKLLMKYGTPGNVAAMGIETADPRVVKINNLKVGPEEALAAIRLISTLGSARGANGMPWILPGINFVLGLPGETKETYEMNKAFLQRVLEEGLMVRRVNIRQLAVYQGTRLWGQARKLEAKLRERKGLIHSFKRWVRENFDRPMLARVAPRGIVLRGLYAEQHYGGGTYARQAGSYPLLAFIPAQVPLKSKLDVVVVEHGFRSILAIPHPLSGELSNNRRLKRLARRVNASSPSSWQSWRRPQ; encoded by the coding sequence GTGCGCATCGCCATAGTGGACGGCTACACAGACGAGCCGGCAGGTCTCGGCGTTCCTCCATATATTGACGTATACCCCCGGTATATCGCCGGCGCAGTCAAAGCGGCGGACCCAGGTCACGAGGTGCGCTACTTCACTATAGACTCGCTTAGGGGCGACTGGGCAGTCTCCCTCAGAGCGCTGTCTAGGTACGATATGGTGGTAGTTATTGCGGGCATCACAACTCCGGGGAAATATCTGGGCGGAACGCCTATAACGTACGATGAGATTGTCGACATAGGGCGCCTGGAGGGACCCATAAAAATACTCGGCGGCCCTGTGGCCAGATATGGCTACGGAGGGGAGGGTGGAACGGCCGCGGTCCCCCCGGCGAAGTTCAAACGCTATTACCATATAGTGGCCACAGGCGACGTGGACCTCGTGGTTTATGAGGCACTAAAGTACGGGATCGAGAGGGCGCGCCCCTCCTCGCTCCACGACGGCTATAAGCTAGTCGAAGAGTTCGCCGTCAAAGGCGCCTTCATAGTGCAACAACACCCGAACTACGGCTGGAATTTAACGGCCGAGATAGAGACATACAAGGGCTGTCCCCGCTATGTCTCAGGAGGTTGTTCCTTCTGCACAACGGTGGCCTACGGCGCTGTACAGTTCAGAAGACCTGAGGATGTGGTGGCGGAGGTAGAGGCGTTGAGGAAGGCCGGCGTAGCGCACTTCAGGTTAGGGCGCCAAGCCGACTTCTATGCGTATATGGCGAAGGATACGGGCAAGGAGGATCTGCCGAGGCCCAACGTAGAGGCTATAGAGAGGCTCTTGGCGGGTATCCGAGGCGTAGCCCCCGATCTAGAGACATTACATATAGACAACGTGAACCCTGGCACTGTGGCCAAATGGCCTGCCGAGTCGGCCGAGATAACCAAGCTTTTGATGAAGTACGGAACCCCTGGAAACGTCGCAGCTATGGGAATTGAGACCGCGGATCCTCGCGTTGTTAAGATCAACAATCTTAAGGTAGGCCCAGAGGAGGCCCTCGCGGCCATAAGGCTGATCAGCACTCTGGGCTCTGCGAGGGGGGCCAACGGCATGCCGTGGATTCTGCCCGGCATAAACTTCGTCCTCGGCCTTCCAGGAGAGACCAAGGAGACCTATGAAATGAACAAGGCGTTCTTACAGAGAGTATTGGAAGAGGGGCTCATGGTGAGGAGAGTTAATATAAGACAGCTCGCTGTATACCAAGGCACGAGGCTGTGGGGGCAAGCCAGAAAACTAGAGGCCAAACTTAGGGAGAGGAAGGGGCTCATCCATAGTTTCAAGAGGTGGGTCCGAGAAAACTTTGACAGACCTATGTTGGCCAGAGTGGCGCCGAGAGGCATTGTGCTCAGAGGGCTTTATGCAGAGCAACACTACGGCGGAGGCACCTACGCGCGACAAGCGGGGTCCTACCCTCTGCTCGCCTTCATCCCGGCTCAAGTTCCGCTGAAGAGCAAATTAGACGTCGTAGTCGTAGAGCATGGATTCAGGAGCATACTCGCAATTCCGCACCCTCTAAGCGGCGAGCTGTCAAACAACAGGAGGCTCAAGAGACTAGCGAGAAGAGTCAACGCCTCCTCTCCTTCCTCTTGGCAGTCTTGGCGGAGACCGCAGTAG
- a CDS encoding 2'-5' RNA ligase family protein, whose protein sequence is MPYIYAVLLPFPPLRPLEGFRPVKPHITLLKLRRPIETTVSARRFLATLGEVVILPSRSKPRFIALEAKPYSDFLSLRRALEVAVGGSLEERYIEFRPHATLYSVRLKRPSEDELEPALREAASLRGFSFEVREVHLVDTTGGEYKSLRSIKLA, encoded by the coding sequence ATGCCATACATATACGCGGTCCTGCTGCCGTTTCCTCCGCTGAGGCCTTTGGAAGGATTCCGACCGGTCAAGCCCCATATAACTCTCCTTAAGCTGAGGCGGCCCATCGAGACTACCGTCAGCGCTCGCCGCTTCTTGGCTACGTTGGGCGAGGTCGTCATACTGCCGAGCAGATCCAAGCCTAGGTTTATCGCACTGGAGGCTAAGCCTTACTCCGACTTTCTATCGTTGCGGAGGGCTCTTGAAGTTGCTGTGGGCGGCTCTCTGGAGGAGCGGTACATTGAGTTCAGGCCGCATGCGACGTTGTACTCCGTGAGACTGAAGAGACCAAGCGAGGACGAACTGGAGCCTGCGCTCAGAGAGGCGGCATCGCTCCGGGGATTCTCGTTCGAAGTGCGCGAGGTGCACCTCGTGGACACAACGGGCGGAGAATATAAGTCGTTGCGATCCATAAAACTGGCATGA
- a CDS encoding ATPase domain-containing protein, whose translation MFRGFTVIVGDPGTGKTTLSMRMAHERLTSGERVLWVSLYEGRDLFLEEASKLGYRLERVDFWEAVLVEPETFWGRLIDTVAETKPGLVVIDSVTPLVERAEGRSLLLNALYRTLRPAGIDVVMTLERDGPSFVEYIADNVIRLFLERTEEGVPERRMCVDKARTLPGGYCRQFDIIPGAGLLFFDELKPTPRPPVEVNTGTPLDELVGGAFLGTTLIYGPAGVGKTRLAVKIASFASRKYKVIYRTFAEEAWQIKERAKAYGADFDVMPVRIKPPTYGTHIYEFYRLLEEERPDLIISDGFDVEFKVYGEKAFEMNLRLFSALKEAGVALIGTMAKTHTLSNYVDNVLRIRKVNGQRRIEVVKSFRRPIRLSCALTEDLDCS comes from the coding sequence ATGTTTAGAGGTTTTACAGTAATAGTCGGAGACCCGGGCACTGGGAAGACCACGTTGTCGATGCGCATGGCCCATGAACGTCTGACCTCGGGGGAGAGAGTCCTATGGGTGTCGTTGTACGAGGGGCGGGATCTCTTTCTCGAGGAGGCCTCTAAGCTTGGCTATAGACTAGAACGCGTAGACTTCTGGGAGGCAGTCCTAGTAGAGCCTGAGACATTCTGGGGCAGATTAATAGATACAGTCGCTGAGACCAAGCCGGGGCTCGTGGTCATAGATTCAGTAACCCCTCTAGTGGAGCGGGCGGAGGGCAGGAGCTTGCTCCTCAACGCCTTATACCGCACGTTGAGGCCAGCTGGAATCGACGTGGTGATGACCCTAGAGAGAGACGGCCCCTCCTTTGTGGAATATATAGCTGATAATGTGATTAGATTGTTCTTGGAGCGCACCGAGGAGGGCGTGCCGGAGAGGAGGATGTGCGTCGACAAGGCGCGCACGCTCCCCGGCGGATACTGTAGACAGTTCGACATAATACCAGGCGCCGGGCTCTTGTTCTTCGACGAATTGAAACCTACGCCGAGACCGCCGGTCGAGGTCAATACCGGCACTCCGTTAGACGAGCTTGTCGGCGGCGCCTTCCTAGGCACCACCCTAATATATGGGCCCGCGGGCGTGGGTAAGACGCGGCTTGCAGTAAAGATAGCCTCCTTCGCCTCTAGAAAGTATAAAGTCATATATAGAACGTTCGCCGAGGAGGCCTGGCAGATAAAGGAGAGGGCGAAGGCCTACGGCGCAGACTTCGACGTGATGCCCGTGAGGATAAAGCCGCCTACATACGGTACGCATATATACGAGTTCTATAGACTGTTGGAGGAGGAGAGACCGGACTTAATAATATCGGACGGATTCGATGTGGAGTTCAAGGTGTACGGCGAGAAGGCATTCGAGATGAACTTGAGGCTGTTCTCGGCTTTGAAAGAGGCGGGCGTCGCCTTAATAGGGACAATGGCAAAGACGCATACTCTTTCGAATTATGTCGATAATGTACTTAGAATAAGAAAAGTTAACGGACAGAGGCGTATAGAGGTCGTAAAGTCGTTTAGAAGGCCCATACGCCTCTCATGCGCCCTCACCGAGGATCTCGACTGCTCTTGA
- a CDS encoding DNA-directed RNA polymerase, giving the protein MRFCPKDGTLMVPVKKDGHTVLRCPKCGYEVRLTERDKRAYSVKTEVSEEKKRGVMTAEERVSEIDQEELEELRKQLLENLQEGEEAED; this is encoded by the coding sequence ATGAGGTTCTGCCCCAAGGACGGCACCCTGATGGTTCCAGTCAAAAAGGACGGCCACACCGTCTTGAGGTGTCCCAAGTGTGGGTACGAGGTGAGGTTGACTGAGAGAGACAAGAGGGCCTATAGCGTAAAGACGGAGGTCTCTGAAGAGAAGAAGCGCGGAGTTATGACCGCCGAGGAGAGAGTGTCAGAGATAGACCAGGAGGAGCTGGAGGAGCTCAGAAAACAGCTCCTGGAGAACCTTCAAGAGGGGGAGGAGGCCGAGGATTAA